In Sphingomonas sp. R1, a single genomic region encodes these proteins:
- a CDS encoding flagellar motor protein MotB yields MARGGDVRPIIVKKVKKVAGGHHGGAWKVAYADFVTAMMAFFMLLWLLANPDKDRLKGLAKYFSPTIADSAPATPVSNTAPGAGGPTRRSEADPSAAKGQPTFEVATSGSARGGTADVPATMRVMASELMVALEATPQAQGKKNTDVKQDRDGVRITLMDTDQQPMFKANTAELNPYARLLLSKIASKIATVGAQIAIEGHTDGAGGQSDANWLLSGQRALAARSALIAGGVTPDRFAEVVAMGATQPVYPDQPNRPENRRISIVLKGQTSALPSDASFKF; encoded by the coding sequence ATGGCCCGCGGGGGGGACGTTCGGCCGATCATCGTCAAAAAGGTCAAGAAGGTTGCCGGCGGCCATCACGGCGGCGCCTGGAAGGTGGCCTATGCCGACTTCGTGACCGCGATGATGGCTTTCTTCATGCTGCTGTGGCTGCTCGCCAATCCGGACAAGGACCGGCTGAAGGGCCTGGCCAAATATTTCTCGCCGACGATTGCCGACAGCGCCCCGGCCACGCCCGTGAGCAATACCGCGCCCGGCGCCGGTGGCCCTACCCGCCGATCCGAGGCGGATCCCAGCGCTGCCAAGGGTCAGCCGACGTTCGAGGTCGCCACCTCGGGGTCCGCGCGCGGCGGCACCGCGGATGTGCCCGCGACGATGCGGGTGATGGCGTCCGAACTGATGGTGGCGCTGGAAGCGACGCCGCAGGCCCAGGGCAAGAAGAATACCGACGTCAAGCAGGATCGCGACGGCGTGCGCATCACGCTGATGGACACCGACCAGCAGCCGATGTTCAAGGCGAACACCGCCGAACTCAACCCCTATGCCCGTCTGTTGCTCAGCAAGATCGCCTCGAAGATCGCCACGGTCGGCGCGCAGATCGCGATCGAGGGCCATACCGATGGCGCCGGCGGGCAGAGCGACGCCAATTGGCTACTGTCCGGCCAGCGGGCGCTGGCGGCACGTTCGGCGCTGATCGCCGGTGGCGTGACGCCGGATCGCTTCGCCGAAGTGGTGGCGATGGGCGCCACCCAGCCGGTCTATCCCGACCAGCCCAACCGCCCGGAAAACCGCCGCATCAGCATCGTGCTGAAGGGCCAGACCTCGGCGCTGCCGAGCGATGCCAGCTTCAAGTTCTAG